In Microbulbifer pacificus, the genomic stretch CGGCCCCTCGGCGTGCCGTTCAATCAAACGTAAATCCGTTGACATTCTCGCGCCGTGGGCGTTTCCTAGAATGCGTGAAGCGATGCGCCCACGCTTTGTGGGCTATATACAAGAAGAACAAATAATAACTCCCGGAGCTCCCCATGGAATCCAGCCCCCTGATCTCTATCGGCCTGCCGATCTCGCTGTTCATCATCATGATCGGTATTGGCATGACGCTGACCGCAAGGGACTTTCACCAAGTCACTGTAAAGCCCGCTGCCCTGATCCTCGGCACCGTCACCCAGATACTACTGATGCCCGCGGCGGCCTTTGCCCTGGCCTGGACGCTGCAGTTGCCACCGGCCATGGCCGTGGGTCTTGTGGTCATCGCAGCCTGCCCGGGTGGCACCACATCCAACCTGTTCACCCTGCTGGCGCGCGGCAATGTGGCGCTCTCCATCGTGCTGACGATTTCTGCCAGCCTGATCACCATCATGACGCTGCCGGTGTTTGCCAATTATGCCCTGGGACTGTATTACGGCACCCAGCAGGCGATTGAATTGCCGTTCGTAAAGACGGTATTGATGCTTTCAGTAATCGTACTGCTACCCGTCGCCATCGGCATGCTGATCAAAGCCTTTCGCCCATCCCTGGCGGCACGCGCGGAAGGCATAGTGAGTATTTTCGGTGGACTGGTGCTGGCGGCACTGGTCATCGGTATCGTGTATGGACTCCGCGACCGCTTCCTTGACCTGATGATCCAGGCCGGCCCGGCTACCATCATGCTGAACCTGTTAGGTATCGGACTCGGGCTTTTGAGCGCGAAACTGACAGGCCTCGGCAAACGGGAAGGGGTCGCCATTGCCACCGAGCTCGGTATCAAGAACGGAACCCTGGGCTTGATGGTAACCCTCACCCTGCTGCAATCCGGCGACATGTCGATTCCCTCAGCCATTTACGGCGTGATCATGTTCCCCATCGGGTTCCTGCTGGTTGCCTTCAGTCGCCGCTGGATAAAGGGCGAACAAGTCAGTCCGGACCAGCCAACAGAACGCTCGATGCCAGTCCCGGATTGAAAGTGGCATGCCCGATGACTGGCACCGTCTGACATAGCGCAATACAGTGTGCCTCTTCCATATTCGAGTGAGGCACACTTATGTTCACAGCGGCCAGAAATAGTCTTCTGATATTTTTCCTGGGCGTTTGCGGCCTATCATCTGCCGGTACTGCCCAAACGTCGCCAACACCCTCACTGGATGAGGCCAGCCGTCCCCTCAGAATCCAACGCGACGTACGCTGGACCACCGCGGCGGGAATGCCACTGACTGTGGACATAGTCGCCCCCGAGATTATCGAGAGATCACTGCCGGTCGTCGTGATCTATCACGGTGGCGGCTGGTTGATCAACGACAATCAGATCATGAACTCCACCGCCCGATATCTTGCAAGCCACGGAAATTTCGTTGTGGCAAACATGAACTATCGGCTGCTTGGCGACAATGACAACACCACCACAATGGACGACATCATTGGGGATGCGCTGGGAGGGCTATTATGGGTGAAAGAAAACATTGCACACTACGGCGGTGACCCTACACGTATCGCGGTGACCGGTGACAGCGCCGGCGGACATCTGAGTGCGATGGTATTACTGGCCGCGCGCAGACTCAGCAGCGAGAAATTCTCACCGTCGAATCTCGCCTTCAGGCCGAGCTATATTCCCCCCGGCAAAACCCCGGAGCAGATTGCGAAGGAAGACAGCCTGCGGGTACAGGCTGCAGTACTGAGTTACGGATCCTTCGATATTTTTCAGTCGGCATTGAAGGGATTTGAAAGCCCGAACAATTTTTTCTGGCAAATGGGGAACGCGAAGGCACGGGGAATATTCGGGGAAACTTACCGCGTAGAGAATCAACCGGAACTCTACAAAGCGGTCTCGCCGATCTACCTGGTTCCGGAGTCGGCAGACTACCGGCTACCGCCCGTATTCGCCCACGTTGGCAGCAGGGACACAACCACCCCACCAACCGCGGTAGAAGCCTTTGTCACCCGTCTGCGCGCCGCGGGCCAACCGGTAGAATACAAACTCTACCCGGGAAAGAATCACGCGTTTCTGGATAACGGCTGCAACGAATACCTCGGTACCTGCTTCGATCGGGATGCGCCGGATACCCTGGACGATATGATTGGTTTCCTGCAGCGGACACTCGGTGAGCAGGAGTAACGCTCGCGAGCGCGCAGTCTATTCGTGTTCCGGCGCGCGCAGTGCCTTGCTGTAGAAACCCGAGGTGTCAAAACAGCATACCCGCTTTTTCCCTTCCGCCAGCATGTTGCAGGCATCATTGATCCGCTTCATGCGGGTTTTGTCCTGCTTGGCGGAGACTATCCAGTGTATCCAGTCCATCCGCGCGATCGTGGTCGTCGCCTCCCAGACATTGCGCGCTTCGGGGTTGGCGGCCAGCGCCTGGGCCAGATCCACGGGGAGCTCAGGTTCCGGCTCCTTTTCCAGTGGCCATATTTCAAGTGTGACCGAATCGCCGGCAGCAATGTCCGCCGCGTGCTGCAGCGCCTCACTGACCTTTAGCCAGTGACTCAGTTTTCCGTCAGGCTCAAGTGTCGCCTGAAATTCACAGCCATTGATCGTTCCTCCAACCGTCGTCCTGCCCCGTCTGGGGAGTTTATCGCTGGCATCTTTTGGCAAGAGCACGAATGTCCATGGGCTCCCGCCGGCATTCAATGGGCGAAGCAGCACGGTTTGAAATCTGGATTTATTTTTCATCGGCAGTATCGCAACAGTATTCGAGGATCGACTATACGGGCCGTCTTTGCTCTGCGGGCAACGCATTTGTCGAATCTGGTTTTGTTTGAAAAATCCGGCGCAGCAAGGGTAAGCCACGTCGCCACCCAAGGATACTCTGCGCGGTGACGACACCGGCAAACATTGCACCGGCAACGCCACAGCTCATAATGTCCTGACCGGTAAGGTACAGCCCATCAATCCGGCTTTTCGGTCGCAGCCAGGCTTGGGTAAAGCGCTTGGGATCGTGATCCAGACCATAGATTTCACCACGACCGTAGCGGCAGAAATAGTCGGTGGACAGCGGTGTTGACAGTTCACAATAGTCAATCTTTCCACGCAGTTGTGGAAAGTGTTTGTAGAGGTGCTCCAGCAGGCGCTCACTGAGCTGCCGTTTCAGTGCCTCGTAGTCGTCTCCGCGCTTACCCCAGGGCTGCCCGTGCCACTGGGAAAACCATTCGTATTTTCCCGGCGCGACAATCTCGATGGTGGCCCGCCCAGGGTAACGCTGGGAAAAACTGGGATCTTTGGCTGAAGGAAAGGAAATGTAGACCAGAGGAATTTCTGCCTCGCGATCATTGAGAAAGCGCTGCATATCGCGCTCATACTCGGCACTCGGGTAAAGCCAGTAATTGGTCTTCGGCAGGCCCAATTCCTCGGCGGTATGCCGCAGGCCGATATACAGGCACAGATGAGCCATCGACGGCTTGACGGTTTTCAGATCGCGACTGTAGCCGGCGTATTCACAGGCACTCCGAGGCAGCAGTTTTTCGAACGTATTGAACACGCCCGCACCGGAGACCACCAGCGGCGCCGTGATCTCTGTACCATCGGCCATGCGCACACCGCGTGCGCGATTGCCATCCACGAGGATGGTTTCCACCTCGGCATAGGTGAAAACCTCACCGCCACCGGACTGTATCTGCGGGATAATCGCTTCGGCAATTTTGCTCGCGCCACCCACCGGGTAATAGCCGCCATACAGGTAATGTTTGGCGATCAGTGCGTGAATGATAAAACTGCCGGTCTTGGGCGTCATACCATTGTCGCCCCACTGACCGGTCAGCACCGCGATCAGTTTTTCGTTGTCGGTAAGTTCGCGCAGGGCTTCGTAGGTCGTCTTGTTCAGATAGCCCGGCCAGCGCAGCTTTTTCCACAGGCGTATAAACGGTGCACACCAGGACGGCAGCAATTTTTCCAGCGTGATCAGTGGCATGGCACTGCCCACCGCGGCAATCCGTTTCAGATACCGCTCGATCGCACCGCGTTCCTCCGGAAAGCACCGCGTCAACTCTTCCACAAACGCATCGCGCCCAGCACGCAAGTCAAACGGCTCATCGCCGAGGTAAATACGATCGTAGGTGTCGTCCATTGGCGCCCAGTGCAATGCACCGGCGGAGAGAAAGTCGAACAACTGGCGTGTCATGGTGGGATGCGCACCCACATCACCGATATAGTGCACCCCCACATCCCACTCGTAACCGTTGCGATCGTAGGCGTGGGTAAAACCACCCGCGGTATAGTGCTGCTCCAGAACCAGTACTTTCTTGCCCACGGCACTGAGCAGTGCCGCAGTGGTGAGACCGCCGATACCGGAACCGATCACGATCGCGTCGTAGTGGCCATCCAGCCGGCTTGCACGATAGCGCCTACCGATACGCAAGCGACTGGGTTTGGGGGTATTGCGCTCTTGCGCCTCGATGGAGAGGGTCATGGGGCGGCCTCGCATTTATTGCTTTCGTTATAGCCCTACCATAGCGCCGCCAACCCATATATACAACAAGTTGCATAGCGGGCTGTGGAGACCGGATTCCCGCAGTAACGCGTTATTGCGCTGGAAAAAACAAAGCCCCGTAACCGGGGCTTTGTTTTTCGTTCAACTCACTTCGGCAAGATTGCCTTTCGACTCCAGCCACTGTTTTCTGTCGCCGGCACGTTTTTTCGCGAGCAACATATCCAACAGCTGATTGCTGTCGTCGCCCGCATCGATATACAGCTGTACCAGGCGGCGAGTATTCGGGTCCATGGTTGTTTCACGCAGCTGCAACGGGTTCATTTCGCCGAGACCCTTAAAGCGGGTGACCTGGATCTTGCCTTTCTTTTTCTCCGCGGAGATGCGATCGAGAATCCCCTGGCGTTCGGCGTCGTCCAGCGCGTAGTAGACGTCCTTGCCGATATCGATACGGAACAGCGGTGGCATCGCAACATACACGTGGCCGTTGGTGACCAGTGGGCGGAAGTGACGCAGGAACAGTGCGCACAGCAGGGTCGCAATGTGCAGTCCATCGGAATCGGCGTCGGCGAGGATACAGATCTTGTTGTAGCGCAGACCTTCGAGATTGTCACTGCCGGGATCGACACCGAGGGCGACGGCGATATCGTGTACTTCCTGGCTCGCAAGAATCTCATTGGAATCCACTTCCCAGGTGTTCAGGATTTTTCCGCGCAGCGGCATGATCGCCTGGAATTCGCGGTCGCGGGCCTGCTTGGCGGAGCCGCCGGCGGAGTCCCCTTCCACCAGAAAGAGTTCCGAGCGGCTGGCGTCGCCACTGGAGCAGTCGGCGAGCTTGCCCGGCAGTGCCGGCCCCTGGGTGACCTTTTTGCGCGCGACTTTTTTCGCCGAACGCAGGCGTTTCTGCGCGTTGCTGATACACAGCTCGGCGAGTTTGTCGCCCTCCTCGGTGTGCTGGTTCAGCCACAGACCGAAAGCATCTTTTGCCACGCCGGAAATAAACGCCGTGGCCTCGCGGGAGCTCAGACGCTCCTTGGTCTGACCGGAGAACTGTGGATCGGCGAGTTTGGCAGAGAGCACATACGAGCACTGGTTCCAGATATCCTCCGGCCCGAGTTTGACGCCGCGGGGCAACAGGTTGCGGATCTCACAGTACTCGCGCATGGCATCCAGCAGACCGGCGCGCAGGCCGTTGACATGGGTGCCGCCCTGCGCGGTGGGGATCAGGTTGACGTAGGATTCCGCGGTAATTTCACCGCCTTCCGGCAGCCACTGTACCGCCCAGTCCGCGGCCTCGCTGGTGGCCGCAAAACTGCCGACAAAGGGTTCCGCCGGCAGCACTTCCCAGCCGCTATTGGCCGCCGCTAAATAGTCCTTGAGGCCATCTTCGTAATACCACTGGTCCGATTCCCCATCCTGTTCATTGATGAAGGTGACACTGAGCCCAGGGCAGAGTACGGCTTTCGCGCGCAACAGGTGGCGCAGACGCGGTACGGAGAATTTGTTGGAGTCGAAATACTGTGGATCCGGCAGGAAGCGCACGCTGGTGCCAGTGGTGCGCTTGCCGCACTCGCCGATCACCTCCAGATCCGACGCCTTGTCGCCGTTCTGGAAGCCGATACGATGCACCCGACCTTCCCGTTGGATGGTGACTTCCAGCACCTGGGACAGGGCATTTACCACCGAGATACCCACACCGTGCAGACCTCCGGAGAACTGGTAGTTCTTGTTGGAGAATTTGCCCCCGGCGTGCAGGGTGGAGAGGATGACTTCCACCCCGGGGCGGCCCTGTTCCGGGTGGATGTCCACCGGCATACCGCGACCGTCGTCGGTGACGGTGATGGAATGGTCCTTGTGCAGGATCACTTCAATTTTTTTGGCATGGCCGGCGAGCGCTTCATCGACGCTGTTGTCGATGACTTCCTGGGCCAGGTGATTGGGACGGGTCGTATCGGTGTACATGCCCGGGCGCTTTTTCACCGGGTCGAGCCCCGTCAATACCTCGATGTCTTCTGCGGAGTAATTGGCCATAGAGTTTTTATTCGCCGTACTGCTTTGTGATATTCAGGTCTTGGGAAAAAGGAAATCTACCAGCGCCTCGGTATAGCGGGCAAATCCCTGGAAACTGTGATCGCCACCGTCTTCGATGGTCTGCTGCTGGCCGGTGTAGAACTGCTCGGCGTCGCGACAGTCCAGAGTCTCGTCGCCACGCTGTGCCAGCAACCAGTAGCGGCCCTGCAAATCCGACGGGATCGAGGCCTCCAACTGGCGCATGTTATCCACATCCGCAGTCTGCAGGCGATAGGTGTGCATCTCGCCACTATAGGGCTTCAGATCCTGGTTTACATAGCCCGGCATAAAGCGGGAGGGCTTGATCGCGGGATTGATCACAACCGCTGGCAGTCCATGCTGTTCCGCCAGCCAGGTACACCAGAAGCCCCCCATGGAGCTACCGACAAGACCGATGGGACCGCGGTGATTGCTGCGGAAATCCTCCAGCATCCGACCGAGCGCCAAGGCGGCCTCACCCGGATTGGGCGAGATCTGGGGTGCACAGAATACGACGTGCGGGCGCGACTGTTGCAGCCAGTCTTTCAGCAACTGGCACTTGAAAGACTGCGGGGAGGACAGGAAGCCGTGCAGATAGATCAGCAGCGGGCGCTCACCGGTAGGGGGTTGTTGTTGTGACATGGCGGGGATTATAGCGGTGCCGCCAGTGGATGTACCGGCGGCATTCCCCGAATTGAGCCTGCAATCCCAAACAACCAGCTCAAACAGCTAGCGCAGGGATTCGTCCAGGCTGGCAAAAGCGCGACGCAGGTCCACTTTCATGTCGTGCCAGAAGGTCACACTGGTAAAACGATCCATACGGCCACCGGGCCCGAGACCACTGAAATTGTCGCCGATGTCGCGGCGGTCGCTGAAGCGCATTACCGCATTGCCATTGCTGTCCTGCAGCTCGCCGGACAGTACGCCGTAGGCGCTCTGGTCGGTGTAGACGCGCCACAGCCAGGGCTGCGGATCGAGCGGTGCGCCCACGGCAAAGCGACTGAGATCCATCTGCAGTACATAATCGGCCTCGGCCTTGTCTGCCACCAACTGGCTCTGACGCGGCGCGAGGAAGCGCTCACTCAGGGTTTCCCCCATCAGTTCCTGTAGTCGCGCCAGGTCTTTTTCACTCAGTTCATAGTCTTCCGCGCGCAACGGCGAGCCCGGATTGGGGTAACGCTTGCTGTAAGCGATGCCCACCGGCTCCAGATAGACTTTGGCGCCACTCAGGTCAAAGGCATAGGCGGCGCTGACACTGTCCATTCCGGTCTGGCGCGGCAGCAAGCCGTCTTCCGCGTCCTGCAGACTGAGCGCGGATTGCTGGGCGCAGCCGGCCAGCAGCGCCAGCGATAGCAGCAGTGGTGACAACAACTTGTTTTGGATTGTGTGCATGGTGACCTCACTTCCTGTTTCCGGGAGTTATACAGGCGGCCAACAGATAATCCGGCCGCATTCCAGATCCGCTACCACACATCCGCGGATTGAGATGCCATTCTACAAGTAAAGAACAGGCCGGGAAGTCATGAAAGTCAGGCGGATACACTGAGTCGACGAACGGTCACCCGCCGACCCGGAAGGCGGTCTGATGATTATCGTCAGTAGCCGGAAGACGCCAGATCGACGCTGTACTCAGCAACGGTAACCCGCTCGACACCGGTGTCGTAGGTACCATCGTCACGCAGCTCAAACCAGCGGTAGCCGGGCATCTCGCTGTCGACGGCAAACGGGCCGCTGCCGGGAGTGAACTGCACGGAGGTAGAGGGTGTGGCGTGCAGACCAATCTGCCCCAGCCGGGCATCGAATTGCTGGTGCACATGGCCCCAGCACACGGAGCGGACATTGTCGGAGCGACGGATCAAATCGACGAATGACTCGCGCCCTTCCCGCAACATATGGCCGTCGATCCAGTGGCTGCCAACGGGCACCGGCTGGTGGTGCATCATCAGCATGAGCGGGTGCTCGCGATGGCTGTCGATCAGGTGTTCGATACGCGCCAGTTCCTGCGCATTGAAACCGCCACAAATATGCCCGGGTACGCTGGTATCCAGTAACAACAGGCGCCAGTTGCCGAGCGCCACCACTTCCGGGCGGCGCTTCGGCGCAATTTCATCCATACGCTGAGGATTGTCGTGATTGCCGGGCAACCAGTACCAGGGACAGGAGACCGCCTGCATTTTATGCAGGAAACGGCGATAGGCGGCTTCGGAACCGTTGGCGGAGACATCGCCGGTGACCACCATGAGTTCCGGCGAGATGGGGGCGGCAGCAATTGCACCGAGCACTTCATCGAGAGTGTGGCCGGTATCCAGGCCCAGCAACTGGTAATCCGGCCGGCCGCCAACATGGGGGTCGGTTATCTGGATCAGCCGGTTTGCCGGTTGTACTGCCTCGATTTTCACTTTCTCACCTTGCCGAAACATCCATGTAATCTTTGCGATGCCCGGCGTGCACTCAACGTCGCTGATCACCAAAGGTGAGATCGACGTCAGCGCGGCCATTTGCCAGGCAGTGGGCCAACCATTCACTCAGAAAGCGGTTTACCTGTTGGCGCTCGTCCTCGTTGTGCATTGCCGGATTGGGGTAGCTGAAATTCAGACCATCGCCCCCGACCGGCCCCTGACCATCCACAGCAACCACTTCAGCCATACGCGCATCGTGGTAAAGGCGTACCGTAATAGGAGGTGGCTGCAGCCAGTCGTTACTCTCGCCAGCGTTATCCTTACCTGCGCTGTTTTTGCGGGCAGTGCCCGCAGAGGCCTGCAGGCAGACCTCGGTGGTGTAGCGACTGCGCTCAAGCACCGCAACTTCCAGGGTGCCGCCGGGGACCTGATAGCGCCAACAGTGATTACTCGCGAGCTCAGGCATCAGTTTGCATAAGCGCAGGTAGTTGGCGTCACAATCGGCGTGATAATTGGGCAGGTCGACACGGTAGCGCTCTCGCACACCGTTCTTCACACCCGAGCCCAGAGCCAGATGGGTCTGATCTGCCGTCCTGTTGCGGTCTGTGCCAGCCGGTACCGCCATTATCGACACTCCTGTTGAGTCCGCGCCGTGATTGATCTCTCAAATTGTCCGCGATTCGACGAATTCACGGTACCAACAGGCAAATTGTAGAGCCTGAAGGGGTGTGTGACGCAAATTTCATTTGTACCACCCGCTGATATGACCATCATCCGCCAAGGCGGTCACGGTTCATCTGCAGCCATTGCAGGCTGATGATGGTGGCCGCGTTATCGATGGTGGCATCACCACTATCGACCGCGTCGAGCACGGCCTGCAGAGGAAACACCCGCAGACGGATGTCTTCGTGCTCATCGGCAAGGCCAAAATACCCCTCGATACCCCGCAGATCCGCACAGGCGCAGAACAAGTGCATGCGTTCACAGCTGCCGCCGGGGCTTGGCAGGTAACTGCGGATGAAGTGCAGGTCGCGTACTTCGAGTCCGGCCTCTTCCTGCAGCTCGCGGTGGGCGACCTCCTCGATGGATTCGCCCTCCTCAACCATACCTGCCACCACCTCCAGGCACCAGGGGCCGGCTTCACGTTCCAGCGCACCGATGCGGAATTGCTCCGTCAGAGCTACCAGCTCGTGCTGGGGATCGAACAACAGCACCCCCACAGCATTGCCGCGCACGAACAGTTCGCGTTCCATTTCCGCCCCCCAGCCGCCGCGATACAGGCGGTGGCGCAGGCGCAGCTTGTGCATTTTGAAGAAGCCGTCGTACACCGTTTTGCGGGAGAGGATATCCACCGCGCCGCGGGTGAACTGGGGCTTCAAGTCCGCCTTGTCACTCATGAAATTCCCTCTCGCGTCAGGTCCGCGGCCGCTCAGTCGTAGCCGACATCGTTGTATGGCGGGAAACGCGCGAGGATCATGCCCGCCTCTTCCCGCAGGCGGAACATTTGCTGCTCCGGGGATTCATAGCGCGCCGCTGTGGACGGCATGCTGCCCCGCCACAGCGGCGCCTCTTCCGGCGACAGAACGTCGACAATCAGTGTCGACTCGCGGTATTCACGCACCCGCAGCGGCGCACGCCAGCCAAAACCGAAATAGCGATAGCCGCCGTAGATGCTGAAGGGGTCTTCATACACCGCCACCTTGTCGGCGCTGAACAGCTGCACCCGCACCAGGAAGTCCGCTGTTTCGCGACTGGCGGCGGGGGTGTAACTGCCCTTCAGCATTTCATCGACCGCCTGATTGGCGCGCTTGCTTTCAAACGGCGAAACCGGGCCGTTGGCCAGGGTATCCAGCAGGTAGTAGCTGCGGAGGTTGGCGAATTTGAAACCGGGGTCGTAATCGACCGCCACCGGGTTGGGGGCGGCACAGCCGCCGAGGCCCGCGGTCAGTAACAGGCCGATGGTGGCGACGGAAAAGAATTTGCGCAGTGAAGCCATGTGTTCTCCCGCTATTGCATTGAGAGGACGGCTTCCCTGCCGATCCGTTATTGGAAATATCCGGGCAGACTGTATCAGGCCGCCGGCGGCAAGTCCCTGAGCAGATCGCCGACGGCGTTGTTCAGGATACGCTGACGCTCGTTTTTGTCCTCGGGGCGCACCATCAGCTTGGTGGCGCTGCCGCCCCAGATGGGCATGCCGTTCTGTGGACCAATGCCCACCGAGAGGGTCACCCGCGGCGCACCGGTGCGAGCGGGCAGCTCCACCACACCGCGCTGGGCGTTGCTGTCGAATTGGGCGTCCCAGCTCTCATTCTGAGGGTCGCCGGCGAACTCCTCTTCCACGATCGCGATCTGGTAGTCCACCACCATCTGCGCGTTGTCGGCGCTCGGCACCTGACGGTATCCGCGCGCCAGCATCAGTGCGCCCACCACCTGGCGCAGCTCGCTGTCCAGTTCCACCAGTTGCGCGGGCGCACCGGACTCAGCACTCAGTGCCTCGCTGCCCCAGGCGTAGGTCTGAAAACTCACCGGCGCGCCGCGCGACTGAATCCGCTCTATCTGGGTCGGGGAGCTGCAGGCGGCAAGCCCCAGCGCAAGCAACAGGCTTAGCAGCAGGCCGGTGTTCTTGCGGTTGATTGTATTACGCATCCGTTCTCCCTATCTCGATGGTGAGCATTGATATCCAGTTAGACCTGCGCCCTGTCTGGGCGCTACTTGAAATTATCTTCCGGTGCCGGGAGCAGCTCGATTTTCGGGCTCCACAGCAGCCATTCATTTTCCGGCTTTCCATAGAGTGGATAGTGGCTGCCGGACTCCACTTCAAGCCCCATCTCCGGGTTGTTCGGGGTGGCGAAGGCAATGCCACCGGCGAGCAGCGCCTGGGCGGATTCGGTGTGCACATCCAATCCGGTCACTACGCCAAAATTCACTTCCACTCCGCTCGCATTCCAGAACCTGGAATGTTCCCGCACCAGGGTTCGGTACCCCGGTTCAATATAAACATAGATGTAAACCCGGTCCGCCAGTTCCCCAAGCTGATAGCCGGTTACCTGTCCCACCTGCACCTGACGGTAGTAGACCGGGCTGCCGCGCTTCAACGAGCCCCGCCGCGGCGCATCCAAAATCAGTGTCAGCCCAGGCATCATCATGGTGTCCGCCAGATCCGGCTCCGGCTTTGCCGCCAGCGCCACAAATTCGGTCTGCGGCTCACCGCCGGCACCGGGTTCCAGCTCGAGAAACGGCCCGGTTACCAGCGTATCCAGATGGTCGACACCACCGAGACCAATCTTCGGTCCCACCACCCACATCCGGGTGTCGCTGCGGGCAAAGCGCTCCGCACGCCGGTACAGGCGGGCCCTGGCACGCACGCCATCCAGATCAAGCGTGAGGCGCATGGCGGTGAT encodes the following:
- a CDS encoding bile acid:sodium symporter family protein → MESSPLISIGLPISLFIIMIGIGMTLTARDFHQVTVKPAALILGTVTQILLMPAAAFALAWTLQLPPAMAVGLVVIAACPGGTTSNLFTLLARGNVALSIVLTISASLITIMTLPVFANYALGLYYGTQQAIELPFVKTVLMLSVIVLLPVAIGMLIKAFRPSLAARAEGIVSIFGGLVLAALVIGIVYGLRDRFLDLMIQAGPATIMLNLLGIGLGLLSAKLTGLGKREGVAIATELGIKNGTLGLMVTLTLLQSGDMSIPSAIYGVIMFPIGFLLVAFSRRWIKGEQVSPDQPTERSMPVPD
- a CDS encoding alpha/beta hydrolase, which gives rise to MFTAARNSLLIFFLGVCGLSSAGTAQTSPTPSLDEASRPLRIQRDVRWTTAAGMPLTVDIVAPEIIERSLPVVVIYHGGGWLINDNQIMNSTARYLASHGNFVVANMNYRLLGDNDNTTTMDDIIGDALGGLLWVKENIAHYGGDPTRIAVTGDSAGGHLSAMVLLAARRLSSEKFSPSNLAFRPSYIPPGKTPEQIAKEDSLRVQAAVLSYGSFDIFQSALKGFESPNNFFWQMGNAKARGIFGETYRVENQPELYKAVSPIYLVPESADYRLPPVFAHVGSRDTTTPPTAVEAFVTRLRAAGQPVEYKLYPGKNHAFLDNGCNEYLGTCFDRDAPDTLDDMIGFLQRTLGEQE
- a CDS encoding YdeI/OmpD-associated family protein, translating into MKNKSRFQTVLLRPLNAGGSPWTFVLLPKDASDKLPRRGRTTVGGTINGCEFQATLEPDGKLSHWLKVSEALQHAADIAAGDSVTLEIWPLEKEPEPELPVDLAQALAANPEARNVWEATTTIARMDWIHWIVSAKQDKTRMKRINDACNMLAEGKKRVCCFDTSGFYSKALRAPEHE
- a CDS encoding phytoene desaturase family protein — encoded protein: MRGRPMTLSIEAQERNTPKPSRLRIGRRYRASRLDGHYDAIVIGSGIGGLTTAALLSAVGKKVLVLEQHYTAGGFTHAYDRNGYEWDVGVHYIGDVGAHPTMTRQLFDFLSAGALHWAPMDDTYDRIYLGDEPFDLRAGRDAFVEELTRCFPEERGAIERYLKRIAAVGSAMPLITLEKLLPSWCAPFIRLWKKLRWPGYLNKTTYEALRELTDNEKLIAVLTGQWGDNGMTPKTGSFIIHALIAKHYLYGGYYPVGGASKIAEAIIPQIQSGGGEVFTYAEVETILVDGNRARGVRMADGTEITAPLVVSGAGVFNTFEKLLPRSACEYAGYSRDLKTVKPSMAHLCLYIGLRHTAEELGLPKTNYWLYPSAEYERDMQRFLNDREAEIPLVYISFPSAKDPSFSQRYPGRATIEIVAPGKYEWFSQWHGQPWGKRGDDYEALKRQLSERLLEHLYKHFPQLRGKIDYCELSTPLSTDYFCRYGRGEIYGLDHDPKRFTQAWLRPKSRIDGLYLTGQDIMSCGVAGAMFAGVVTAQSILGWRRGLPLLRRIFQTKPDSTNALPAEQRRPV
- the parE gene encoding DNA topoisomerase IV subunit B; the encoded protein is MANYSAEDIEVLTGLDPVKKRPGMYTDTTRPNHLAQEVIDNSVDEALAGHAKKIEVILHKDHSITVTDDGRGMPVDIHPEQGRPGVEVILSTLHAGGKFSNKNYQFSGGLHGVGISVVNALSQVLEVTIQREGRVHRIGFQNGDKASDLEVIGECGKRTTGTSVRFLPDPQYFDSNKFSVPRLRHLLRAKAVLCPGLSVTFINEQDGESDQWYYEDGLKDYLAAANSGWEVLPAEPFVGSFAATSEAADWAVQWLPEGGEITAESYVNLIPTAQGGTHVNGLRAGLLDAMREYCEIRNLLPRGVKLGPEDIWNQCSYVLSAKLADPQFSGQTKERLSSREATAFISGVAKDAFGLWLNQHTEEGDKLAELCISNAQKRLRSAKKVARKKVTQGPALPGKLADCSSGDASRSELFLVEGDSAGGSAKQARDREFQAIMPLRGKILNTWEVDSNEILASQEVHDIAVALGVDPGSDNLEGLRYNKICILADADSDGLHIATLLCALFLRHFRPLVTNGHVYVAMPPLFRIDIGKDVYYALDDAERQGILDRISAEKKKGKIQVTRFKGLGEMNPLQLRETTMDPNTRRLVQLYIDAGDDSNQLLDMLLAKKRAGDRKQWLESKGNLAEVS
- a CDS encoding YqiA/YcfP family alpha/beta fold hydrolase, with translation MSQQQPPTGERPLLIYLHGFLSSPQSFKCQLLKDWLQQSRPHVVFCAPQISPNPGEAALALGRMLEDFRSNHRGPIGLVGSSMGGFWCTWLAEQHGLPAVVINPAIKPSRFMPGYVNQDLKPYSGEMHTYRLQTADVDNMRQLEASIPSDLQGRYWLLAQRGDETLDCRDAEQFYTGQQQTIEDGGDHSFQGFARYTEALVDFLFPKT
- a CDS encoding phosphodiesterase, which translates into the protein MKIEAVQPANRLIQITDPHVGGRPDYQLLGLDTGHTLDEVLGAIAAAPISPELMVVTGDVSANGSEAAYRRFLHKMQAVSCPWYWLPGNHDNPQRMDEIAPKRRPEVVALGNWRLLLLDTSVPGHICGGFNAQELARIEHLIDSHREHPLMLMMHHQPVPVGSHWIDGHMLREGRESFVDLIRRSDNVRSVCWGHVHQQFDARLGQIGLHATPSTSVQFTPGSGPFAVDSEMPGYRWFELRDDGTYDTGVERVTVAEYSVDLASSGY
- a CDS encoding DUF1249 domain-containing protein — encoded protein: MAVPAGTDRNRTADQTHLALGSGVKNGVRERYRVDLPNYHADCDANYLRLCKLMPELASNHCWRYQVPGGTLEVAVLERSRYTTEVCLQASAGTARKNSAGKDNAGESNDWLQPPPITVRLYHDARMAEVVAVDGQGPVGGDGLNFSYPNPAMHNEDERQQVNRFLSEWLAHCLANGRADVDLTFGDQRR
- a CDS encoding NUDIX domain-containing protein; translation: MSDKADLKPQFTRGAVDILSRKTVYDGFFKMHKLRLRHRLYRGGWGAEMERELFVRGNAVGVLLFDPQHELVALTEQFRIGALEREAGPWCLEVVAGMVEEGESIEEVAHRELQEEAGLEVRDLHFIRSYLPSPGGSCERMHLFCACADLRGIEGYFGLADEHEDIRLRVFPLQAVLDAVDSGDATIDNAATIISLQWLQMNRDRLGG
- a CDS encoding DUF4136 domain-containing protein, encoding MASLRKFFSVATIGLLLTAGLGGCAAPNPVAVDYDPGFKFANLRSYYLLDTLANGPVSPFESKRANQAVDEMLKGSYTPAASRETADFLVRVQLFSADKVAVYEDPFSIYGGYRYFGFGWRAPLRVREYRESTLIVDVLSPEEAPLWRGSMPSTAARYESPEQQMFRLREEAGMILARFPPYNDVGYD